ggcagagaaagagaactctCTGGAAGACAATACTGCAAATCTGCTGTGTCAGGGTAGCCCCTGCGTTACCGTCTTTACCTCTTTCCCTGCGTTGCCACATCTCGTGTTTTCTGACCAAAtctgtagctgtcctggaacacaaaGTGCTGTACTTCCTGGGAGGTCcctcttccaaagaacccttaatgTGGTGGACAACAGGCGCCATTGGGTCCTCAGGCCCACAGACACTGGCTGGCTGCACGTGGGAaggcccctcccccttcactcTCAGCTCCACTCTGTTTATGTCTTTTGATATGAAGAACTCAGAGATAAACGGTCAAGAGGCAGAAGCATTTTATTCAGCCCAGGGACCTCTGGTACATCAACCTAATAGGAAGCTTCCTAAAGGCATATGAgggtagggttagggttagggatagggttagggttagactGAGGAGTCTGTGCTCCCATAGACTCCGTCCATGCTTATGCTAAAATTAAATTCCTATTTAATTTAAGAActtgacttctatttctttattgtatgtgtgttatgtatgtgttggGGTGTGATCTGTGCCTTCTATAGTGGACAACTCCAGTAGTCAACTCTCTTCTTCCACCGTGAgggttccaaggatcaaactcaggtcctccagcttggcagcaagcacattTGCCTGCTTTTTGGTGTGCGTGCAGGGATCCAAACTTAGGGCTCCATACGCACATAGAaagcactcttaatcactgagcctttCCCCAGCCCCCAGACTGGATCTCAGATGGCAGAGTCGCCGAGGGATCACCAACAGGTCCAGGAACCTGATGAGGTGTGAGCAGAGGCTTTAGGGAGGTAAGCAGAGAGCCCACCAGGGGCCAGTCACGTTGCGCCCAGCTCTGTGTTACTCTCCCATGCTCTCAAAGCTTCCTCGTTCTGCCGCCCTCTCCCCAGTCTGTCCACAAGAAAACAAGGTCGGGGGTAAGGTCCTTATGAAAGGAAAGACCTCCATCCTCCAGGGAAGACTCACCTTGAGGTGCAGGAAGCCCAGCCGAGCCACAGAACCTAGACAGAGGCAACTGCAGACCAGTGCCTGCTCCCACTCTGCCCCTAGCCACCGTAGGCCGAGCACCTCCAGCCCAGGGCCACACTGGTGTAGTTCCTGGCACCCATCGTCCCTAAATCTCATTACCAGGTCACAGAGGGACAGACCTTTGCTGTGGAACACCGGGGAGGTGGAACAGGAACTGGATGAAGGAGGGGCTGTATCTACCCCTCAGCCTTGCACAAGCGGCCCCCACAGGGCAGCGGAAACAAACAGATCTTTGCCTTCTAACCTTTGCCTTCTGGCCATTGCCTGGATCAAAACAGAAAAGGGCAGCTCCCTGTCAGGATTTCTGGTGGACTCTTCCGAAGATAGGGGCACAGAAGACAGAGCCCCCGGGAGTATCCCTGTCCCCAAATCCTGGCAGGGTCTTCCTGTGGACCTTATAGACATGTACAAAGCAGGGTCTGCCTACTAACCACTGGAGGGTGGGCCAGCTCACTGGTGAGGGGACCCACAGGTTGGGGCACAAGATCCAATGTCCCCTAAATAGACATGGAGTCCTGGAGAAGGACAACTGAACAAGGAACTGACCCAAGGCCCATGGGAGTTCTGAGGAAGGGCGGTGGGTGACAGAGAAGAAACCAGATGTGTTCCAGATGAGAGAGACACTAGTGCTGGACTGGATTCCCTAGAGGGGCCTCGGCTCTTTACTAGATGATCTGCAGGTATGAGGTGGAGGAGAGGACACAGACATAGGAGATTTGGGCCGCAGAGGACTGGTCTGGGGGCTGGAAATGGGGAGGGAGGTTGTGGGTACCCATTCTGAAAGCCACAGTTACAGGGAGAACTTTCTAGAAAGCAACATGACCCTCGGCGTTACAGGAtgtgaagaagccagagaagtgGAAGCCCAAAAACACCCAAGGGAGTTTCTGATCCCGAGGTTACTGGGCAGGAGGGGAGATGAGGCAACAAAAGGTGGCTCAAGGGctcacaggggtggggtggggaggggtcagTGGAGAACGTCCTCTCCAGGGCTGAGTCTAGGAGCGAAAGGCAGGCTTGTGGCTCAGAACGTTTGACTCCAGAAAAGGAGGTATCTAGGAAAGGGCTGTGCCTACTGAGAATATGGAAGTTAGTGGATTGTCAAATGAGTGGTGTTGCTTAAGGGCTTATTGGCCAGGAGTCCCTGAGGCCCACAGGGCATGTATCCTGGAAAGGGTTTAAGAGGCACTCTTAGCCTATCACCTTGTCTGAAATCTGCAGAGCGGCCCATGTATCCTGACCTCTCCCACCCACGGTGCATGTGTGGCAGCTGCAACCTTCCAGCCAGGAGCCAGATGTGGTTAAGTAAGGGACTTAGTCCTTCTAGAAAATCAAGACTGCAAACCTGAACGCAATGATGAGACCCCAGGACAGTGGACATTGAAAGAGAAAGGGGCGCGCTAAGTCACTTATTGTTCCCTTGGAGAACTCAGACCCATCAGGACTCGCACCTGCCAGGTCAGGATTCACCCGTGGAGGGTCTCTGAAGTCCAGGGTGCGCAAGGTTGGATCCTCAGGGTTATGGTACACCTGGTGAGGGTTCTCGGAAGGGACCTGTAGGGTCGAATCCGGGTCAGGGCCTGCTCCTGTGTgccagagaggaggggaagggagtacGCGGGATGCAGACCTGCCAGGCAAGCTCAGCCCAGGAGAGATACTCGGGGTTACACCGAGAGGGTCTGAGAGCTCGCTGCAGGTCCGCTGCACTAAGGCGCGGGCGCGGACCctcatctctccccctcccccgcgGGCCgctcccgcccccacccctcccccttcgcCGCCGCCCAGCGTCGCCGCTGGAAAGTTTGCGAGCGGCTGGCGCGGAGCTGGCGCCGACCCCATCACAGCGCGGCGGAGGCGAGCAGTCGCCGGCGCCCAGATCCGAGTACGCTCGAGGACCGCGAGGAGCGCAGCCCTAGCCCCGGCGACTGAGCACAGTGAGCACTAGGGTCGGGCCCTGAGGGGAGGGTCTCAGGCTGTCTGTGGGGTGATGGAGCACGAGCGTGACCTGGGCGCGCAGAAGAGGGGAGCGGGGAGCTGGCCCTCGGGCCTGGACATAAGCCAGCTGTCCCTGGGGTTTTGGGAGTCGCGGTTCTCGTCCCGGTCTAACACCTTTTTCAAACCGGGAAATGTGTCCTACTGTCACGGTTAGGGCCACCTGATTCTCTACCGTCTCCTGCAGGTTAGGGGGTCTGAACTTCTCCTTTCTACTTTCTGGGAGCCCAATCCAGGAAGGTGGGAGAGGTTGGGTACAGACGTGGATCCTGCTGCCCCATTGAACGCCCAATACACCCCAGCTTCCAGCCTCTCACACTCTAAAGGCTCGCTCAACCCCTTCGGATGGATTTGCTTCCCTTTCCTATGTGTCCCTGATCTCCAGAACTTCCTAGCAGTGTCTCAGTCTTGAGGGCTAGATGTGTAGGCACCGTGCACTAAGGGCTTTTTCCCCTGCAAGCTCAGGTCATTGCCCTTGTTCGGCTCCCGGCTCCTCAGAGACCACCTTCCCACTTCAGACCCGCAAAGTTCTCTGTCACGAACCAACTGATCCCTTACCTCTTAGCTCTCCCATCCTCCGACGGTCGACCAGGCATATTTTGCTGTTCTTCTGTCTTGGAGACATAGAAGGGGGAATCTGAGCTCACCCGAGCCCGTGGGTATCTCGGCCCCTTTTTAGGGGAACTAGGCTTTGTCACAGCCTGTGGCCCCTGATCCTGTCCCTGCCATAGGACTATGACCTGTTCTAGTTTCTCTGTTTTGACAAAAACACCCTTCCAGTTGATATCTCTGGGGATTCCTAAGATCAAAAACGTTGCTACTTTGGCTTCTAAGGAATCAAGaggatttccccccccccctcccctcgaTGCCTCCCTTTGGCCACTGGGCCATCCATCTAACACCCTCGGCCACCTGCAGAGAAAATCGGTAACCACACTGCAAACACCCACGTGTCCTTTGTCCTGTTGGAGCTTGCTGGAAGCGGTGGTGGCATGGGACAATGCCAGTCCAAGTGACTGGTGTGCCAGATATGTGATGTGAAGAAGGGGGATTGATCTAAAGACAAGACAGGCAAACATCTTAGGGGTTCAGACTTGCATCTTCCGTATTTCACCTACAGTTGGGTCTCACTGAGAGTGAGATTTCAGCAGCCTAGTTCAAGACAGGAAGAGGGTAGGGTCCCTGGTCTACTGTCCCTTATGCCCATCTGTTCCCTGCCAGGGAGGGTAATAAGGTGGAAAAAGGACCAGAACTGCAGCTCAGGTCACAGGTGCGAGAGTGCGGCGTCCACACCTGGCTGCCTGTCACCCTGAGTATTTATCAGAGCTGATAGGCTCTGTCTGGATGTCAGTATTTGCCCACCGTGGGGACAGGAGGCACACTGCGCAGGTATAGAGATTGCAGTCCTATCCTATTGAGGACACAGCCGCTCTCCTtcaggggaagggaaagggtgcCATGTTGCTCTTCATACATCTCTGCTCTCTTAACCGGATTTCATTAAAGTCCAGATGTTTTCTGCAGAGACTCCAGAGTCTCAATTTCATGGGGCTGAAAGTCAGCCTCAGCTCCCTGATGCTCACTGGTTAGAAATCCCCCCATCGTTATTCCATCCACAGGAATAGAACACTCACCCACCTTTTCTGCCACTTTTGTTTGAGAGACAAGGTTAGAGGTTACTGAACCCTTAGGAATCCAGCCCTGAGTGGTTTTGAGCCTACCCACTGTGGTCTCAGTGCTAAACTGTGTGTGGAAGGAAACCCTCAAGGGTTCTTGGTCTCACCTTTGTTActctttgttgtttatttatttttggacttttcttttttcttttcttttgtttgtttatttgttttgttttgtgacagggtttcttcttATAGCCCTGGGTATCCctgacctcactatgtagaccaggctagtctcaaactcagagatcctcctgcctgtctcccaaatctgggattaaaggtgtgtgccaccacctagCAGTCATTGAACATTTACATTTTCAGGCTGGGCAGCTGGACTCTAAGGACCATCCTCCCCAACTGTCTTGATCTTCATCCTTGCAGGATCTTGGACCACATCCTTCCCCACCATGCACCTTCCCTGTATCTCTGCTCCCCATCTACCCACACTGGCCATCCCTTATCACCTTCACACTGCCCTGAAGCCTTCCCGCCTCCACCCTTCCTCTTTCAGGCCTCTAGGAGACCCCAGTAGCTCTGGTGGAGGCCAGGCATAGTGTGCGAAGAGCCAGCTTCTGGCTTTTGGCTTCTCCATACCCAGCCCACTAGTAATCCGGGACAGTTTGATGCAAATCAGAAAAGTCATGCCACTTGGTGACCCCAGAGGTAGGGACACTTGAACCACCGTCACCTCCTCAACCTGTCTGCTGCCTTGTCCCCAGCAGGAACCCTCTACTCTGAGGGTGTTTTGCCCTGAGGTTCAGAGACCTGAAATCCTGGATCTTGCCTCTGGCCAGACCCTGTTGACCAAGGGCTTGGCTCAGGAGTCCCTCAGTAGGTTGTGAGCCAGATGTGACTGAAGGGAGCCTAAGTGCAGGAGGTCAGAAGGGGAGCCCTACCAAGCTGCTGTTCCTAGAACTCAGCTGGGCTTATCACAGCTGGCTGAAAGCCAGGGGTCCACTTTTCCCCAGTGGGGTTCTTCTCTCTcatccccaccctctctcccctcaccccaggGGGTCTTTGTATGTAGTCCTCCTGGCTGGCACTGAACTTTGGGTAGTACacttgcttccacctcctgaatgGTAGGActataggtatgtgccactatacccGGCTCTATCTTGTATATTCTGTTTGTGGGTACACAGGACAGAGGCCCTAGGAGCTCATAGTTTGACTTCTTAGATGTCCCAAGAAGCTCTTTGCTTTTCTGGCATGTGAATCCATCagagctgtcttagttagggttttactgctgtgaacagacaccgtggccaaggcagctcttataaggatgacatttaattggggctggcttaaaggttcagaggttcagtccattatcatcaaggcaagaacatggcagcatccaggcaggcatgttgcaggagttgctgagagttccaTCTCTTGTTCTGAACGCAGCTAGTGGAAGAATGGCTTCCAAGCTGCTAGGCCAAGAGTATTAAAGCCCACATGCACGGCacgcctattccaacaaggccatacctcctaatggtGACACTTCCTCGGCCAAGAACATATAAACCATCATAAGAGCCAAAAAGGGTGCTGGTGCAGCGAGGGGCTGGTGACTAGGATCTGTCACCAGTGATGATCCTATGTCTTAACCGAAAACATCAGGCAGAGGTGTCCCTCATCTGGGCCCTGGCTCGGAACTGACCTGGAATGAGGGCCAAGTGGCGATGCACCTGGGTACCACACCCTTACTCTCTCTATCCCAGGGCAGGTTGCCTAGCTAGTTAGCTTTCCCACGGGCTAAGAATAGGTGGAGATGTCTAGGCTAGGACATCATAGCTGAGTTGTTGGTGCCATTCTGAGAGATTTGTGTGACCAGATAGGGAGGTGATTGCTTTCAGTCGGCCATCTCCATGTAGTGGGAAAACAGTTGCCCATAGTCACCTGTCTCTGAATAGGCACTGTGAGCCACTCACTTGTCTCCTCCCCGAAGCTCGGCTGTCATGAGGCCTTGGGCTCGGAGGCTTGGTTTTGGGGAACAGGATGCTGTGTAGATTTTCTCCAGACTCCACTGTTCTGGTCCTCTGCAGCCTGAGGAGAGGTGCACACGCTCTGAGGACCCAGGCGTGCAACCTCTGCCAGATGTGGGGTGTGGCTACCCAGAGGCATGCCCCTCACCCAGCTCCACTGTccccacctgctgctgctgctgttggtgcTGTCATGTGTGGTGAGTGCTGTGCACCCCACTCCCTGCATGGAGGGTTGCCTGCTCTTTACACAAGTGCTGACAGCTCCCTGGTCCCTTGTCTACCTGTTTCCCAGCCAGAGGCACCCTCTGCCCAGGTAATGGACTTTTTGTTTGAGAAGTGGAAGCTCTATAGTGACCAATGCCACCACAACCTAAGCCTGCTGCCCCCACCTACTggtaagtcacacacacacacacacacacacacacacacacacagactcctgTGTCCTGTAGCCCTGCCTGGATGTGCAGTAGGAGACCTTGTGGGAGTGTACTGTAAGGACGGCTTTATAATGCCCAGCCACTGCCCCAGTTCCAGGCCAGGCGACTGACCTCCAGACATGGTGACATGTAGTTGTCCCTGCTGTCCTCCCTGCTGTGGGACGCCCTCATCCCCAGCCATCTGATGTCTCCTCTGCTGTCATCGCTCACACTGGGCAGACAGTGAGCAGGGACAGGATGGGTGCCAAGAGAGATTGGGTCCTTATTATCGCTCAGTTGAGGGAGATGACAAGcgcctgggagggagagagggagaaggatgcAGGAGCTATGGCTGGGCCAGGAAAGGATGCCAACCAAGCTGGAGATGCAACTGCAAAGAAATGCATCCCCAGGCTGGGGCCGCCAGTGAGATacagtgagatggctcggcagATACAGGCCCTGGCTCCGGGACTCACACagggaaaacacagaaatgattCCTGTAAGGTGCCCTATGATTCTATATGctagtgtacatacatgtatgattcagagtgcatgcacatgtgcacacacatacacacacacacacacatacacatactaaacaaatgaacgaacaaacaaataaataaatgtaaaaatttgttacaatttaaaaataaaaataaaaaagacagagaggaaagaccCAAAATGGGTTTGGTGCACATTTGAGATAGGATGTGGTCTTGAAGGAGAGGTGCCTTGGGCAAACACAAATGttgctgggctggagagggaGGTAGTCATGGCGTCTAGACGGCAAGATCACTGGCCAGGGGATGCCCCTTGTGGCCCATATCAGGGAGGCAGCCCCTTTAGATGCAGGCTCCGTGTAGTGATGGTGATGCTCAGGGGACTTCAGTCTCAGGGGACTTCTggtccctcctccatcctcctgcaCCTTCACAGAGCTGGTCTGTAACAGAACCTTCGACAAGTACTCCTGCTGGCCTGACACCCCTCCCAACACCACTGCCAACATTTCCTGCCCCTGGTACCTACCTTGGTATCACAAAGGTAACTGTGGAAGGCCTGGGAGGCTGAGGGGGTGGAGCCTAGGAGTGGGCTGACCAGAGCTTGCACCCATGTCCCAGTGCAGCACCGCCTAGTGTTCAAGAGGTGTGGGCCCGATGGGCAGTGGGTTCGAGGGCCACGGGGGCAGCCATGGCGCAACGCCTCCCAATGTCAGTTGGATGATGAAGAGATCGAGGTCCAGGTCAGCTCTGGAGGGTATGGGGTGGTGTCACAGCGGGGCTGTGTGGGGCCAGGGGATACGGCACTGCCCAGCCCCACTCGGCCTCTGGTTTGCAGAAGGGGGTGGCCAAGATGTATAGCAGCCAGCAGGTGATGTACACCGTGGGCTACAGTCTGTCCCTGGGGGCCTTGCTCCTTGCGCTGGTCATCCTGCTGGGCCTCAGGTACATTGGTGTGGCTCCTAGCTAATACCCAGTGTGGTGAGGGGGCAGAGGGACAGGGCAGGAGTGGTGCTGATATGCTGTCACATAGGAAGCTGCACTGCACCCGAAACTACATCCATGGGAACCTGTTTGCATCCTTCGTGCTCAAGGCCGGCTCTGTGTTGGTCATCGATTGGCTGTTGAAGACACGCTACAGCCAGAAGATTGGCGATGACCTCAGTGTGAGCGTCTGGCTCAGTGACGGGGTGAGCCCAGATCGGACTGCTCCCCAGCCTGTGTAGGGTGACAGGGTGTCATGGACTCCACTCACACTTCACCTTGCTCAGGCGATGGCAGGCTGCAGAGTGGCCACAGTGATCATGCAGTATGGCATCATAGCCAACTATTGCTGGTTGCTGGTAGAGGGCGTGTACCTGTACAGCCTGCTGAGCCTTGCCACCTTCTCTGAGAGGAGCTTCTTTTCCCTCTACCTGGGCATTGGCTGGGGTGAGTAGGCTCTTGGGGGCAGTGGGGAAGGAAGCTAGCCAGGGCCGTGGGACCACAGCTGCTGCTTCCCACAGGTGCGCCCCTGCTGTTTGTCATCCCCTGGGTGGTGGTCAAGTGTCGGTTTGAGAATGTCCAGTGAGTATGAGCTAGTACAGTGGACTGGAGCAGTTGGTGCTGCCTTTGTAAAGTGACCCTGGGGGCCggggaggggcaggggctggagagtggcATCCCACCCAGTAAGGGAGCAACTGGTCCCTGCAGGTGCTGGACCAGCAATGACAACATGGGATTCTGGTGGATCCTGCGTATTCCTGTCTTCCTGGCCTTACTGGTGAGGAAACAAGGCCCCCGTTGCCATCAGCAGGGAAAGGGCCACCACTGGCCTGGCTCTCCCAggcccttccttcctcagccttctgaggcTAAGAGGATGGAGGGTGGGCAATTCAGCACTCACTCAGGAGGATGTACATGCTGGGCTGTGGGTCAGGCTGCCCATCCTTGGCTGAATGCCTGCCAGTCCCTGGGCCATGTGTCCAGGACTCACCTGGCAGCAGCCTCACCTGTATCAGGGGCATAGAAGGGCCATGTAGGACACAGGAAGTTCTCAGGCTCTGCCCTCGATGTTTGCCTTTCTCACACAGATCAATTTTTTCATCTTTGTCCACATCATTCACCTTCTTGTGGCCAAGCTGCGTGCCCATCAGATGCACTACGCTGACTATAAGTTTCGgtgggcaagggcaagggcaagggcctGGGCCCAGACTGGAGAGGGACAGGGTTGGGGGTCAATGCCTTTGTGGGGGAAAGGGTTCTCAAGCTCTGCCCCT
Above is a genomic segment from Mus caroli chromosome 11, CAROLI_EIJ_v1.1, whole genome shotgun sequence containing:
- the LOC110306346 gene encoding uncharacterized protein LOC110306346 isoform X1, with translation MSPRQKNSKICLVDRRRMGELRGAGPDPDSTLQVPSENPHQVYHNPEDPTLRTLDFRDPPRVNPDLAGNGQKAKVRRQRSVCFRCPVGAACARLRGRYSPSFIQFLFHLPGVPQQRFLDLLVIPRRLCHLRSSLGAGERLSD
- the LOC110306346 gene encoding uncharacterized protein LOC110306346 isoform X2, whose translation is MGELRGAGPDPDSTLQVPSENPHQVYHNPEDPTLRTLDFRDPPRVNPDLAGNGQKAKVRRQRSVCFRCPVGAACARLRGRYSPSFIQFLFHLPGVPQQRFLDLLVIPRRLCHLRSSLGAGERLSD
- the Gcgr gene encoding glucagon receptor isoform X2; its protein translation is MPLTQLHCPHLLLLLLVLSCVPEAPSAQVMDFLFEKWKLYSDQCHHNLSLLPPPTELVCNRTFDKYSCWPDTPPNTTANISCPWYLPWYHKVQHRLVFKRCGPDGQWVRGPRGQPWRNASQCQLDDEEIEVQKGVAKMYSSQQVMYTVGYSLSLGALLLALVILLGLRKLHCTRNYIHGNLFASFVLKAGSVLVIDWLLKTRYSQKIGDDLSVSVWLSDGAMAGCRVATVIMQYGIIANYCWLLVEGVYLYSLLSLATFSERSFFSLYLGIGWGAPLLFVIPWVVVKCRFENVQCWTSNDNMGFWWILRIPVFLALLINFFIFVHIIHLLVAKLRAHQMHYADYKFRLARSTLTLIPLLGVHEVVFAFVTDEHAQGTLRSTKLFFDLFLSSFQGLLVAVLYCFLNKEVPLGPQGVQCMRWSLPFLVTNGPAEPKVKLALLWVCLD
- the Gcgr gene encoding glucagon receptor isoform X1; translated protein: MPLTQLHCPHLLLLLLVLSCVPEAPSAQVMDFLFEKWKLYSDQCHHNLSLLPPPTELVCNRTFDKYSCWPDTPPNTTANISCPWYLPWYHKVQHRLVFKRCGPDGQWVRGPRGQPWRNASQCQLDDEEIEVQKGVAKMYSSQQVMYTVGYSLSLGALLLALVILLGLRKLHCTRNYIHGNLFASFVLKAGSVLVIDWLLKTRYSQKIGDDLSVSVWLSDGAMAGCRVATVIMQYGIIANYCWLLVEGVYLYSLLSLATFSERSFFSLYLGIGWGAPLLFVIPWVVVKCRFENVQCWTSNDNMGFWWILRIPVFLALLINFFIFVHIIHLLVAKLRAHQMHYADYKFRLARSTLTLIPLLGVHEVVFAFVTDEHAQGTLRSTKLFFDLFLSSFQGLLVAVLYCFLNKEVQAELMRRWRQWQEGKALQEERLASSHGSHTAPAGPCHGDPCEKLQLMSAGSSSGTGCEPSMETSLASSLPRLADSPT
- the Gcgr gene encoding glucagon receptor isoform X3, yielding MPLTQLHCPHLLLLLLVLSCVPEAPSAQVMDFLFEKWKLYSDQCHHNLSLLPPPTELVCNRTFDKYSCWPDTPPNTTANISCPWYLPWYHKVQHRLVFKRCGPDGQWVRGPRGQPWRNASQCQLDDEEIEVQKGVAKMYSSQQVMYTVGYSLSLGALLLALVILLGLRKLHCTRNYIHGNLFASFVLKAGSVLVIDWLLKTRYSQKIGDDLSVSVWLSDGAMAGCRVATVIMQYGIIANYCWLLVEGVYLYSLLSLATFSERSFFSLYLGIGWGAPLLFVIPWVVVKCRFENVQCWTSNDNMGFWWILRIPVFLALLINFFIFVHIIHLLVAKLRAHQMHYADYKFRLARSTLTLIPLLGVHEVVFAFVTDEHAQGTLRSTKLFFDLFLSSFQGLLVAVLYCFLNKELLIGNGTGPWGKGAHSQHQATWAVAAQAEPG